The following proteins come from a genomic window of Streptomyces sp. NBC_00539:
- a CDS encoding molybdopterin-dependent oxidoreductase: protein MRIDRATFARTAPAALSGLLSGYAALAVAELVAAAVRPEAGPVTAVGGAAVDRTPSALKDWAIRHFGSDDKLVLQLGILAVLALTGVVLGLLALRHRRCGCAGVLLLGLVGGTAAVTRPDSTGPADALPSLVGALAAAALLYVLTGRAAAAPGAVFGAAQSRRRFLLAAGSTAVASTAAGVFGRRLGASRVRDAAASRAAVRLPAPASPAPAVPRGASLRIPGISPFTTPGADFYRVDTALVVPAVPAGTWRLRVHGKGVGRPRTYSYADLLGRPLIERDLTLTCVSNEVGGPYVGTARWLGVRLADLLAEAGVRPPSKGGPADQLVARSVDGMTLGTPVEAVMDGRDAMLAVGMNGEPLPLAHGFPVRMLVPGLYGYVSACKWIEDIELTTFASYDPYWVRRNWAREASVKTQARIDTPRPFARPAPGVVMVAGVAWAQHRGIDRVEVRVDDGPWEPADLAAEHTADTWRQWSYRWQAVTGGHTLTVRATDRSGTTQTEERKPTIPDGASGRHSVVVSVG from the coding sequence GTGAGGATCGACCGAGCCACCTTCGCCCGTACCGCCCCGGCGGCGCTGAGCGGCCTGCTGTCCGGCTACGCCGCCCTGGCCGTCGCCGAACTGGTCGCGGCCGCCGTGCGCCCCGAGGCGGGGCCGGTGACCGCGGTCGGCGGCGCGGCCGTCGACCGTACCCCGTCCGCGCTCAAGGACTGGGCGATCCGGCACTTCGGCAGTGACGACAAGCTGGTCCTCCAGCTCGGCATCCTCGCGGTCCTCGCGCTGACGGGCGTCGTACTCGGCCTGCTCGCCCTGCGCCACCGCCGCTGCGGCTGCGCCGGGGTCCTGCTCCTCGGTCTCGTCGGCGGGACGGCCGCCGTCACCCGGCCCGACTCCACCGGCCCCGCCGACGCCCTGCCGTCCCTGGTGGGCGCCCTGGCCGCGGCGGCGCTGCTGTACGTGCTGACCGGCCGGGCGGCCGCGGCCCCCGGCGCGGTCTTCGGCGCAGCGCAGAGCCGTCGGCGGTTCCTCCTGGCGGCCGGCTCCACCGCCGTCGCCTCGACGGCCGCCGGAGTCTTCGGCCGGCGGCTGGGTGCCTCGAGGGTCCGGGACGCGGCCGCCTCCCGGGCCGCCGTACGGCTGCCCGCACCGGCCTCGCCCGCCCCGGCCGTGCCCCGCGGGGCGTCCCTGCGCATCCCCGGCATCAGCCCGTTCACCACGCCCGGAGCGGACTTCTACCGCGTCGACACCGCCCTGGTGGTCCCCGCCGTCCCCGCCGGCACCTGGCGGCTGCGCGTCCACGGCAAGGGCGTCGGCCGCCCCCGCACCTACAGCTACGCCGACCTGCTCGGCCGGCCGCTCATCGAGCGCGACCTCACTTTGACCTGCGTGTCCAACGAGGTCGGTGGCCCGTACGTGGGCACCGCCCGCTGGCTCGGGGTACGCCTGGCCGACCTGCTGGCCGAGGCGGGCGTACGGCCGCCGTCGAAAGGGGGACCGGCCGACCAGCTCGTGGCGCGCTCGGTGGACGGCATGACCCTGGGCACCCCGGTGGAAGCCGTCATGGACGGCCGTGACGCGATGCTCGCCGTCGGCATGAACGGCGAACCCCTGCCCCTGGCCCACGGGTTCCCGGTACGGATGCTCGTGCCGGGCCTGTACGGATACGTATCGGCCTGCAAGTGGATCGAGGACATCGAGCTCACCACCTTCGCCTCCTACGACCCCTACTGGGTGCGGCGGAACTGGGCCCGCGAGGCGTCCGTCAAGACGCAGGCCCGCATCGACACCCCCAGGCCCTTCGCCCGCCCCGCGCCCGGCGTCGTCATGGTCGCCGGAGTCGCCTGGGCGCAGCACCGGGGCATCGACCGGGTCGAGGTACGCGTCGACGACGGCCCCTGGGAGCCGGCCGACCTCGCGGCCGAGCACACCGCCGACACCTGGCGGCAGTGGTCCTACCGCTGGCAGGCCGTCACCGGCGGCCACACCCTCACCGTCCGCGCCACCGACCGGTCCGGGACCACCCAGACCGAGGAACGCAAGCCCACGATCCCCGACGGGGCGAGCGGCCGGCACTCGGTCGTCGTCAGCGTCGGCTGA
- a CDS encoding fasciclin domain-containing protein encodes MYSLRSRRTALALAAAAVLPFALVACSSDSGQEAGSGSAASGPADPAGAPSAATAVDAPFGPACATVPEQGAGSFDGMAKDPVATAASNNPALSTLVTAVKKAGLVDTLNNAKDITVFAPTNDAFAKIPKADLDKVLADKATLTKILTHHVVGRTLTPQQLESGSFETLEKGTVTTAGSGSSYRVGDSANVVCGNVTTANAKVYIIDTVLMPK; translated from the coding sequence ATGTACAGCCTTCGTTCGCGCCGTACGGCCCTCGCCCTCGCCGCTGCGGCCGTCCTGCCCTTCGCCCTCGTCGCCTGCTCCTCCGACTCCGGCCAGGAGGCGGGCTCCGGCAGCGCCGCCTCCGGTCCGGCCGATCCGGCGGGTGCCCCCTCGGCAGCCACGGCGGTGGACGCTCCGTTCGGTCCGGCGTGTGCCACGGTGCCCGAGCAGGGCGCCGGCAGTTTCGACGGGATGGCGAAGGACCCGGTGGCCACTGCCGCCTCGAACAACCCGGCCCTGTCCACGCTGGTCACCGCCGTCAAGAAGGCCGGACTGGTGGACACGCTCAACAACGCGAAGGACATCACGGTGTTCGCGCCGACCAACGACGCCTTCGCGAAGATCCCGAAGGCCGACTTGGACAAGGTCCTCGCCGACAAGGCCACCTTGACGAAGATCCTCACGCACCACGTCGTCGGCCGGACGCTGACGCCGCAGCAGCTGGAGTCCGGTTCGTTCGAGACCCTGGAGAAGGGCACTGTCACAACGGCCGGATCGGGCAGCTCCTACAGGGTCGGCGACAGCGCCAACGTGGTGTGCGGCAACGTCACGACGGCCAACGCCAAGGTCTACATCATCGACACGGTCCTGATGCCCAAGTAG
- a CDS encoding MarR family winged helix-turn-helix transcriptional regulator: protein MAGTRWLDDREMRAWSGFLAASALVNRRLDQQLKEDAGLSHPQYEVLVRLAAAPGRELRMTELANGLINSKSGLTYQITQMEKAGLVRRRSCPSDVRGVFAVLTEAGLARLEEAAPGHVATVREILVDVLTPEQLDALAAGLGEVGRRLREQGA, encoded by the coding sequence ATGGCTGGGACGAGATGGCTGGACGACCGCGAGATGCGCGCCTGGAGCGGCTTCCTCGCCGCCTCCGCCTTGGTGAACCGCCGCCTCGACCAGCAGCTCAAGGAAGACGCCGGACTGTCGCACCCCCAGTACGAGGTACTCGTCCGGCTCGCCGCCGCGCCCGGTCGTGAACTGCGGATGACCGAGCTGGCCAACGGACTGATCAACTCCAAGAGCGGGCTGACCTACCAGATCACCCAGATGGAGAAGGCGGGCCTGGTCCGCCGCCGCAGCTGCCCCTCCGATGTGCGCGGGGTGTTCGCCGTCCTCACCGAGGCGGGCCTCGCCCGGCTGGAGGAGGCGGCGCCCGGGCACGTGGCCACCGTCCGCGAGATCCTCGTGGACGTCCTGACCCCCGAACAGCTCGACGCGCTGGCGGCCGGCCTCGGTGAGGTCGGCCGCCGGCTCAGGGAACAGGGCGCCTGA
- a CDS encoding DoxX family protein has product MTSASAAATKAPAAAPAAPAPTTATSAHDAGLLLLRVVLGLTMAAHGTQKLFGWFGGGGISGTGRFFTASGYPAGDSMAALAGLTETLGGLGLAAGLLTPLAGAAVVGTMINAIAVHGAGAFFAPEGIEYELLLTAGAAALALAGPGRYAADRLLPVPALRTPRPAHRALALALGVVMGAALLLVRN; this is encoded by the coding sequence ATGACCAGCGCCTCCGCCGCCGCGACGAAGGCTCCGGCCGCCGCACCGGCCGCACCCGCCCCCACGACCGCCACCAGTGCCCACGACGCCGGGCTGCTGCTCCTGCGCGTCGTCCTCGGCCTCACCATGGCCGCCCACGGCACCCAGAAGCTGTTCGGCTGGTTCGGGGGCGGCGGCATCAGCGGCACGGGCCGGTTCTTCACCGCGAGCGGCTACCCGGCGGGCGACTCCATGGCCGCCCTCGCCGGTCTCACCGAGACCCTCGGCGGTCTCGGCCTCGCTGCCGGGCTGCTCACCCCGCTCGCCGGCGCCGCCGTCGTGGGCACCATGATCAACGCGATCGCCGTCCACGGCGCCGGTGCGTTCTTCGCCCCCGAAGGCATCGAATACGAACTGCTCCTGACCGCCGGCGCCGCCGCCCTCGCCCTCGCCGGCCCCGGCCGGTACGCCGCCGACCGCCTGCTGCCCGTACCGGCGTTGCGCACGCCCCGCCCCGCCCACAGGGCGCTCGCCCTCGCCCTCGGCGTGGTCATGGGGGCGGCGCTGCTCCTCGTACGGAACTGA
- a CDS encoding glycoside hydrolase family 15 protein, with amino-acid sequence MTQPIEDYALIGDLMTSALVGRDGSIDWLCLPRFDSAACFAALLGDEENGHWRIAPASAADGEGCTRRAYVDDSLILESVWETEHGTVKVTDFMPQRDVMPDVMRIVEGISGEVTVRSTLRLRFDYGDIVPWVRRRDGDRVAIAGPDSAWFRSRPPVRTWGEDKSTRSEFTVAAGEKVAFVLTWHPSHEPRPEPLDPDEALEQSLADWREWASRCAYVGPYREAVVRSLITLKALTYAPTGGIVAAATTSLPEELGGVRNWDYRYCWLRDATLTLGSLLATGYHDEARDWRAWLLRAVAGNPADLQIMYGIAGERRLPETDLPWLRGYAGSSPVRVGNAAVDQLQLDVYGEVMDAFYLARASGLPTERHAWKIQLALLDFLEDNWRRPDEGLWEVRGPRRHFTHSKVMAWVAADRAVRTLEHDPSMPGDVERWRAIRDEVHADVCANAYDPERNTFTQYYGSRELDAATLLIPRVGFLPPDDPRVIGTVDAVREELGASGFVRRYSTEGPSVDGLPGDEGVFLACSFWLADALHLTGRSKEARELFERLLGVCNDVGLLAEEYDPVAGRQLGNFPQAFSHIGLVSTALLLGWGPPRD; translated from the coding sequence ATGACACAACCCATCGAAGACTACGCACTCATCGGCGACCTGATGACCAGCGCACTCGTCGGCCGAGACGGGTCCATCGACTGGCTGTGCCTGCCCCGCTTCGACTCGGCCGCCTGCTTCGCCGCCCTCCTGGGGGACGAGGAGAACGGTCACTGGCGCATCGCCCCGGCGTCCGCCGCGGACGGCGAAGGGTGCACGCGCCGCGCATACGTCGACGACTCGCTGATCCTGGAGTCCGTCTGGGAAACCGAGCACGGCACGGTCAAGGTCACCGACTTCATGCCGCAGCGCGACGTCATGCCCGACGTCATGCGGATCGTCGAAGGGATCTCCGGCGAGGTCACCGTACGCAGCACCCTGCGCCTGCGGTTCGACTACGGCGACATCGTGCCCTGGGTCCGGCGGCGCGACGGCGACCGCGTCGCCATCGCCGGACCCGATTCGGCCTGGTTCCGCAGCCGGCCGCCCGTACGCACCTGGGGCGAGGACAAGAGCACCCGCTCCGAGTTCACCGTCGCAGCCGGCGAGAAGGTCGCCTTCGTTCTGACCTGGCACCCCTCGCACGAGCCGCGGCCGGAGCCGCTCGACCCGGACGAGGCGCTCGAACAGAGCCTCGCCGACTGGCGGGAGTGGGCCTCACGCTGCGCCTACGTGGGCCCCTACCGGGAGGCGGTCGTCCGCTCCCTGATCACCCTCAAGGCCCTGACGTACGCCCCGACCGGAGGCATCGTCGCCGCCGCCACGACCTCCCTCCCCGAGGAACTCGGCGGCGTGCGCAACTGGGACTACCGCTACTGCTGGCTCCGCGACGCCACCCTCACCCTGGGCTCCCTGCTGGCCACCGGCTACCACGACGAGGCCCGCGACTGGCGGGCCTGGCTGCTGCGCGCGGTCGCCGGGAACCCCGCCGACCTCCAGATCATGTACGGGATCGCGGGCGAACGCAGGCTCCCCGAAACAGACCTGCCCTGGCTCCGCGGCTACGCGGGCTCCTCCCCGGTGCGCGTCGGCAACGCAGCCGTGGACCAGCTCCAGCTGGACGTGTACGGGGAGGTCATGGACGCCTTCTACCTGGCACGGGCCAGCGGGCTCCCCACGGAACGGCACGCCTGGAAGATCCAGCTCGCGCTGCTGGACTTCCTGGAGGACAACTGGCGGCGCCCCGACGAGGGGCTCTGGGAAGTCCGCGGCCCGCGCCGCCACTTCACCCACTCCAAGGTGATGGCCTGGGTCGCCGCGGACCGCGCCGTCAGGACGCTGGAGCACGACCCCTCGATGCCGGGCGACGTGGAGCGCTGGCGGGCCATAAGGGACGAGGTCCACGCCGACGTCTGCGCGAACGCCTACGACCCGGAGCGCAACACCTTCACCCAGTACTACGGTTCGCGCGAGCTGGACGCCGCGACCCTGCTCATCCCCAGGGTCGGCTTCCTGCCGCCCGACGACCCGCGGGTGATCGGCACCGTCGACGCGGTGCGGGAGGAACTCGGGGCCAGTGGCTTCGTCCGCCGCTACAGCACCGAGGGCCCCTCCGTCGACGGACTGCCCGGCGACGAAGGGGTCTTCCTGGCCTGCTCCTTCTGGCTGGCCGATGCCCTGCACTTGACCGGCCGGAGCAAGGAGGCGCGCGAGCTGTTCGAGCGGCTGTTGGGCGTCTGCAACGACGTCGGCCTGCTCGCCGAGGAGTACGACCCCGTCGCAGGCCGCCAGCTGGGCAATTTCCCGCAGGCGTTCAGCCACATCGGACTGGTCAGCACCGCGCTCCTGCTCGGCTGGGGCCCGCCGCGGGACTGA
- a CDS encoding APC family permease, with protein sequence MTDTISAPQALAPATAPVPQKLKRSIGVVGGTLLTLSCVTPASTLFVVVPDLFAGLGTWTALTIAIGSLLCIGVAFCYSELGTLIPSAGGEYAMVSTMAGRLAGWLVFVLSLLVVMIVPPVIAMGTADYLAPVVHIPAPVAGGAVMLLATLAGLLDLRANAWITGIFLVLEVVAAALVAVLGFAHSERGADALVHGSVAAEGGGTSTVTAMMVVSGLAIALFVTQGFSTAVYLSEELEKPRRNVPRTVLATLAISTAVILVPVIAITMGAPDLDALSAGDLGAMVTAWSNSAVGTFVSLCVALAIVNAGIVMVIQNSRVLFASARDKAWPEPVNNALAKLGRFGSPWVATLLVGIPGALMCFVNLDTLYGVTGVSVTGMYLLVAVAALFCRRGAHREKAAWRMPMWPAVPVVLIAVFAYILTQQETQYLLWTGGITAVATLYWALYLRPRQDSRWLVSIPQDGEEDAEEAVAGAVA encoded by the coding sequence ATGACTGACACGATCAGCGCCCCGCAGGCCCTCGCGCCGGCGACCGCGCCCGTCCCCCAGAAGCTCAAGCGTTCCATCGGCGTGGTCGGCGGAACGTTGCTCACGCTCTCGTGCGTGACGCCCGCCTCGACGCTCTTCGTGGTCGTACCCGACCTGTTCGCCGGCCTCGGCACCTGGACCGCCCTCACCATCGCCATCGGCTCGCTGCTCTGTATCGGCGTGGCGTTCTGCTACTCGGAGCTGGGGACGCTCATCCCCAGCGCCGGCGGTGAGTACGCGATGGTATCGACCATGGCCGGCAGGCTGGCAGGCTGGCTGGTGTTCGTACTGTCGCTGCTCGTCGTGATGATCGTGCCGCCCGTGATCGCCATGGGCACGGCCGACTACCTGGCCCCGGTCGTGCACATCCCCGCCCCGGTCGCCGGTGGCGCCGTGATGCTGCTCGCCACCCTCGCCGGCCTGCTGGACCTGCGGGCCAACGCCTGGATCACCGGCATCTTCCTGGTCCTGGAAGTCGTGGCGGCCGCGCTGGTGGCGGTGCTCGGCTTCGCCCACAGCGAGCGGGGCGCCGACGCTCTGGTGCACGGTTCGGTCGCCGCCGAGGGCGGCGGCACGTCGACCGTGACGGCGATGATGGTCGTCTCCGGCCTCGCGATCGCCCTGTTCGTCACCCAGGGGTTCTCGACGGCCGTCTACCTCTCGGAGGAGCTGGAGAAGCCCCGCCGCAACGTCCCGCGGACGGTCCTCGCGACGCTCGCCATCTCCACCGCCGTGATCCTGGTCCCGGTCATCGCGATCACCATGGGCGCCCCGGACCTCGACGCGCTGAGCGCCGGTGACCTCGGCGCGATGGTCACCGCCTGGTCGAACTCGGCCGTCGGCACCTTCGTGAGCCTGTGCGTCGCCCTCGCCATCGTCAACGCGGGCATCGTCATGGTCATCCAGAACTCCCGCGTGCTGTTCGCCTCCGCCCGCGACAAGGCCTGGCCGGAGCCGGTCAACAACGCCCTGGCGAAGCTCGGCCGCTTCGGCTCGCCCTGGGTGGCCACCCTGCTGGTCGGCATCCCGGGCGCCCTGATGTGCTTCGTCAACCTGGACACCCTGTACGGCGTCACCGGCGTCTCGGTGACCGGCATGTACCTGCTGGTCGCCGTGGCCGCCCTGTTCTGCCGGCGGGGGGCGCACCGTGAGAAGGCCGCCTGGCGGATGCCGATGTGGCCGGCCGTGCCGGTGGTACTGATCGCGGTGTTCGCGTACATCCTGACCCAGCAGGAGACCCAGTACCTGCTGTGGACGGGCGGGATCACCGCCGTGGCCACCCTGTACTGGGCCCTGTACCTGCGGCCGCGCCAGGACAGCCGCTGGCTGGTCAGCATCCCGCAGGACGGGGAAGAGGACGCGGAAGAGGCCGTGGCGGGGGCCGTGGCGTAA
- a CDS encoding SpoIIE family protein phosphatase: MAVEEAVGGYAGGVYLRSRTDGLLRLAALDGLPGRLFRPWWRMHVNRPYPVAEAYRSGQAVHLPDAESAMRRFPQLTAGLPFTFGSLYEPVTAGDERFGVLMVLRPATPGAAVESGDRERMRGVAARLAAELTALRASGDPVVWDGDPVRPEPVVPRGGAETAVDRLAQAVLSLDRQGRIRYANAAAAALPGTRGRPLLGEVLWEALPWLSHPAYEDHFRAVFMAPEPVYFVAREGDPPSGTWLSVGLHPGPDGVTVTLGSAGSDPYSSGPRGAGSPADRSSALYRPVALAIALTEAVTARQVSAVVTEELLPAFGGRQLAIYLLDERHLHLAWETGFPRGFLDRFDGVGLDVRLPGVETLTSGRPLFFESMEHLAAAYPGIPLDTHVGARAFLPLIASGRPVGSCILGFDTPRGFGAEERTVLTALAGLIAQALERARRYDSEAALARGLQSALLPHRLPVHEHVVTVGRYLPGTVGMDVGGDWYDVTETGPDTLALVIGDVQGHGVAAAATMGQLRSAVRAFALGGNAPEQVVRGTNRLLIDLDPGQIASCCYVELDRATGRARAVRAGHPQPLLRHPGGRTEVLNLRGGVVLGVDAAASYPVTEFVLEPGALLALYTDGLVEVPGTDIDAGVERLRVALAAARPVPLTETADRLASGAGTTGDRPDDIALLLAWRTGPAD, from the coding sequence ATGGCCGTGGAGGAGGCCGTCGGCGGCTACGCGGGCGGGGTCTACCTGCGCTCGCGCACGGACGGGCTGCTGCGGCTGGCAGCGCTGGACGGACTCCCGGGCAGGCTGTTCCGGCCCTGGTGGCGGATGCACGTGAACCGGCCGTACCCCGTCGCGGAGGCGTACCGCTCGGGGCAGGCGGTGCACCTGCCCGACGCCGAGTCGGCGATGCGGCGCTTCCCCCAGCTGACGGCCGGGCTGCCCTTCACGTTCGGGTCGCTGTACGAGCCCGTCACCGCCGGGGACGAACGGTTCGGGGTGCTGATGGTGCTGCGCCCGGCCACCCCGGGCGCCGCGGTGGAGTCCGGGGACCGGGAAAGGATGCGCGGCGTCGCGGCGCGGCTGGCGGCCGAGCTGACGGCGCTCAGGGCGAGCGGCGACCCGGTGGTGTGGGACGGCGACCCGGTCCGCCCGGAGCCGGTGGTCCCCCGGGGCGGCGCGGAGACGGCCGTGGACCGCCTCGCGCAGGCCGTGCTGTCGCTGGACCGGCAGGGCAGGATCCGCTACGCGAACGCCGCCGCGGCGGCGCTGCCGGGCACGCGGGGGCGGCCCCTGCTCGGCGAGGTGCTGTGGGAGGCGCTGCCCTGGCTGAGCCATCCGGCGTACGAGGACCACTTCCGGGCCGTCTTCATGGCGCCCGAACCGGTGTACTTCGTGGCGCGGGAGGGTGACCCCCCGTCGGGGACGTGGCTGTCGGTCGGCCTGCACCCGGGGCCGGACGGGGTGACCGTGACGCTGGGCTCCGCCGGGTCGGACCCGTACTCCTCGGGGCCGCGGGGGGCCGGCTCCCCCGCGGACCGTTCCTCGGCGCTGTACCGGCCGGTGGCGCTGGCGATCGCGCTGACCGAGGCGGTGACCGCCCGCCAGGTGTCGGCGGTGGTCACCGAGGAGTTGCTGCCCGCCTTCGGCGGTCGCCAGCTGGCGATCTACCTGCTGGACGAACGCCATCTGCACCTGGCGTGGGAGACCGGGTTCCCCCGCGGGTTCCTGGACCGCTTCGACGGAGTGGGCCTGGACGTGCGGCTGCCCGGCGTGGAGACCCTGACGTCGGGCCGTCCGCTGTTCTTCGAGTCGATGGAGCACCTGGCCGCCGCCTACCCGGGCATTCCCCTCGACACCCATGTGGGCGCCCGCGCGTTCCTGCCGCTGATCGCCTCGGGCCGCCCGGTGGGCTCCTGCATCCTCGGCTTCGACACACCGCGCGGCTTCGGCGCGGAGGAGCGTACGGTGCTCACCGCGCTGGCGGGGCTGATCGCGCAGGCCCTGGAGCGGGCCCGGCGCTACGACAGCGAGGCGGCGCTGGCCCGCGGCCTCCAGTCGGCACTGCTGCCGCACCGGCTGCCGGTGCACGAGCACGTGGTCACCGTGGGCCGGTACCTCCCCGGGACGGTCGGCATGGACGTCGGCGGCGACTGGTACGACGTCACGGAGACCGGCCCGGACACCCTGGCCCTGGTCATCGGCGACGTCCAGGGCCACGGGGTGGCCGCCGCGGCCACGATGGGGCAGCTGCGCAGCGCGGTGCGGGCCTTCGCGCTGGGCGGCAACGCACCGGAGCAGGTGGTGCGCGGCACCAACCGACTGTTGATCGACTTGGACCCGGGCCAGATCGCGAGCTGCTGCTACGTCGAACTCGACCGCGCCACGGGACGGGCCCGGGCCGTCCGCGCCGGCCACCCCCAGCCGCTGCTGCGCCATCCCGGCGGCCGGACGGAGGTGCTGAACCTTCGGGGCGGGGTGGTGCTCGGTGTCGACGCGGCCGCCTCGTACCCCGTGACGGAGTTCGTGCTGGAGCCGGGGGCGCTGCTCGCCTTGTACACGGACGGACTGGTGGAGGTGCCGGGCACCGACATCGACGCCGGGGTGGAGCGGCTGCGGGTGGCGCTGGCGGCCGCCCGACCCGTCCCGCTGACCGAGACGGCCGACCGGCTGGCGAGCGGGGCCGGCACCACCGGTGACCGGCCCGACGACATCGCCCTGCTGCTGGCGTGGCGCACCGGACCGGCCGACTGA
- a CDS encoding class I SAM-dependent methyltransferase produces the protein MQQQYDTSTPPPAFSEADALTLRTALDALGGVRGLDALDLPCGNGGTARLLASGGARRTVGVDSCPDRIRRARETHHDARIEYVVADAAGMPQLGPFDLATAVYLFNQAPDRETLHALFRSVRANLRPGGRLLAIVPNPGAFPCPDWSPYGVRVLRREPHPEAPLVRAQFVSRPDAHFEFRAWAHADFCEAAVEAGFTTAGWQPVRTPPPDAERDEAFWAAYRARPVSSLMTCLA, from the coding sequence ATGCAACAGCAGTACGACACGTCGACGCCCCCGCCCGCCTTCTCGGAGGCCGACGCCCTCACCCTGCGCACCGCCCTGGACGCGCTCGGCGGGGTCCGGGGACTGGACGCCCTCGACCTCCCCTGCGGGAACGGCGGCACCGCGAGGCTGCTGGCGAGCGGCGGGGCCCGGCGCACCGTCGGCGTGGACAGCTGCCCCGACCGCATCCGCCGCGCGCGCGAGACCCACCACGACGCCCGGATCGAGTACGTCGTCGCGGACGCCGCCGGGATGCCGCAGCTGGGCCCCTTCGACCTGGCAACCGCCGTCTACCTGTTCAACCAGGCCCCCGACCGCGAGACCCTGCACGCCCTGTTCCGGTCCGTACGGGCCAATCTGCGGCCCGGGGGCCGGCTGCTGGCCATCGTGCCGAACCCGGGGGCGTTCCCCTGCCCGGACTGGTCCCCCTACGGCGTACGGGTCCTGCGGCGCGAGCCGCACCCGGAGGCCCCGCTCGTGCGGGCCCAGTTCGTCTCCCGTCCCGACGCGCACTTCGAGTTCCGTGCCTGGGCGCACGCCGATTTCTGCGAAGCGGCGGTCGAGGCCGGGTTCACCACCGCCGGCTGGCAGCCCGTACGCACCCCGCCGCCCGACGCGGAGCGCGACGAAGCCTTCTGGGCGGCCTACCGGGCCCGGCCGGTCAGCTCGCTGATGACCTGCCTGGCCTGA